A single region of the Photobacterium sanguinicancri genome encodes:
- a CDS encoding sensor histidine kinase, whose translation MKSIKSAKQITFFYFSIVAVIIIAIHLSVFVSTVTHLEKFNARNRLAASFEQALPAIHLGNMTEITIPPYDTFYVGDNNLPSSIQLPDNLELGRATEVYKQGEVSTDFYIVKYQLDIGGRLQNVYGVNIDPVYERSETEMFEAHIQSILISTLLILACLYVVLRITERLTSPLSGFARQLEQRSADDLSPLTLPKAGVTQELKVLVDSFNSHQAQVRTVLERERAFNRFASHELRTPLMVIKGGLSLLGQSTEPSFVEKQRQRMLTAANDMNDFVTTLLTLTRDENQDQAISRPLLQVEIERVIASHKELLTNKPVVYQLSVQQQPHIKAPEAAVKILVGNIIKNAFTYTEAGSITVVLTEKSLTVTDTGIGLGLNQATGEQSNTAQGYGLGLLIANDICRKYGWQLTMKDRQQTGDPQHGCCATIRFSS comes from the coding sequence GTGAAAAGCATTAAATCCGCCAAACAAATTACCTTTTTCTATTTCAGCATCGTTGCTGTGATCATCATTGCCATTCACCTTTCTGTGTTTGTGTCGACCGTAACGCACCTTGAAAAATTTAACGCGCGTAATCGTCTCGCGGCTTCCTTTGAACAAGCTTTGCCTGCGATTCATCTAGGGAATATGACTGAGATCACCATTCCACCCTACGATACGTTTTATGTCGGTGACAATAATCTCCCCTCATCGATTCAGCTTCCCGATAATCTTGAATTGGGGCGAGCAACGGAAGTGTATAAACAAGGTGAAGTCTCAACCGATTTCTATATTGTGAAATATCAGCTCGACATAGGAGGCCGCTTACAAAATGTGTATGGGGTGAATATCGACCCTGTCTATGAACGCAGCGAAACTGAGATGTTTGAAGCACATATTCAGTCGATTCTGATCTCGACCCTACTCATTCTTGCTTGTCTCTATGTGGTATTGCGGATCACCGAGCGTTTAACCTCACCGCTTAGTGGATTTGCACGTCAGTTAGAGCAACGCAGTGCCGATGATTTATCACCTTTGACACTCCCCAAAGCGGGCGTGACCCAAGAGCTCAAAGTATTGGTTGATAGCTTTAACAGCCACCAAGCACAGGTGCGAACAGTACTGGAGCGAGAGCGCGCCTTTAACCGCTTTGCCAGCCATGAACTCCGTACGCCTCTGATGGTGATCAAGGGCGGGCTATCCCTGCTAGGCCAATCAACCGAGCCAAGTTTTGTTGAAAAGCAGCGTCAACGCATGCTGACAGCCGCTAACGACATGAATGATTTTGTGACGACGCTATTAACACTGACCCGTGATGAAAATCAGGATCAAGCAATCAGTCGTCCGCTACTGCAAGTAGAGATAGAGCGAGTCATCGCAAGCCACAAAGAGCTGCTCACGAATAAGCCTGTCGTGTATCAACTCTCCGTGCAGCAACAACCTCACATCAAGGCGCCTGAAGCGGCGGTAAAAATTTTGGTGGGCAATATTATTAAAAATGCTTTCACCTATACCGAAGCTGGCAGCATAACTGTTGTACTCACCGAAAAAAGCCTCACCGTCACAGATACAGGTATTGGGCTTGGACTAAACCAAGCAACAGGCGAGCAGTCAAATACTGCGCAAGGGTATGGTTTGGGCTTACTCATCGCCAATGATATTTGTCGTAAATACGGCTGGCAATTAACCATGAAAGATCGCCAACAAACGGGAGATCCTCAGCACGGTTGTTGTGCCACCATTCGGTTTTCAAGCTAA
- a CDS encoding response regulator transcription factor, with protein MKILLVEDHLDIAGIIFDYFEIKGFTLDHASNGEHGLALAQANYYDLIILDIMLPKMNGMDICHQLRTEGNDTPILMLTALDTREDTLTGFAKGADDYLVKPFDLEILEARIIALTRRRQGEVSTNVLTFSGLSLNLQTHSAQREGKNITLNPSQFIILQLLMQRAPQHVSKQAISHALWKDDEPEKDILRSHIYQLRNLIDKPFASSYIHTVPKFGYQLRDEACSEKH; from the coding sequence ATGAAAATACTCCTGGTTGAAGATCACCTTGATATTGCTGGTATCATTTTCGATTATTTTGAAATCAAAGGCTTTACCTTAGATCACGCCAGTAATGGCGAGCACGGCTTAGCCTTAGCACAAGCTAACTATTACGATTTAATCATTCTCGATATCATGCTACCGAAAATGAATGGAATGGATATTTGCCACCAGCTACGTACCGAGGGCAACGACACGCCGATTTTGATGTTAACGGCGCTTGATACCCGCGAAGATACCCTGACAGGCTTTGCCAAGGGGGCCGATGATTACTTGGTTAAGCCTTTTGACCTTGAAATATTAGAAGCTAGAATTATAGCGCTAACCAGAAGACGACAAGGCGAAGTGAGCACCAACGTACTAACATTTTCAGGTCTCTCACTTAACTTACAAACTCACAGTGCGCAGCGTGAAGGTAAAAATATCACCCTGAACCCTTCACAGTTCATCATCTTACAGTTACTCATGCAGCGCGCGCCTCAGCATGTCAGTAAACAAGCTATCAGTCATGCCCTGTGGAAAGATGATGAACCTGAAAAAGACATTCTACGTAGCCATATTTATCAACTGCGCAACCTAATCGACAAGCCTTTTGCTTCCTCTTATATCCACACTGTGCCTAAGTTTGGTTATCAATTACGTGATGAGGCCTGCAGTGAAAAGCATTAA